The Altererythrobacter sp. CAU 1644 genome has a window encoding:
- the moaA gene encoding GTP 3',8-cyclase MoaA, with amino-acid sequence MSRVRDILMPEGTTKPLVDGFQRRISYLRLSVTDRCDLRCSYCMPERMKFLPRKDVLSLEELHKLSLGFIARGVTKIRITGGEPLVRRDIIELIQALGRKLGDGLDELTLTTNGTQLVSHAGALVDAGVKRVNVSLDTLDQRKFAELSRRDALPQVLAGIAAAKDAGLKVKINAVALKDINEGEIADLIAWAHSEGHDLTLIEVMPLGEIEADRVDHYLPLAEVQARLEERWQLIPSSHKTGGPARYFDIAETGGRLGLITPLTNNFCAGCNRLRVTATGQLYPCLGGGERVDLRAALRSDDPDANLNGALDEALRIKPERHHFDISQRGEAPAQPRHMSVTGG; translated from the coding sequence ATGAGTAGGGTTCGTGACATCCTGATGCCCGAGGGCACTACCAAGCCGCTGGTCGACGGTTTCCAGCGGCGTATCTCCTATCTGCGGCTGTCGGTCACCGATCGCTGCGACCTGCGTTGCAGCTATTGCATGCCAGAGCGCATGAAGTTCCTGCCGCGCAAGGATGTCCTCAGCCTGGAAGAGCTTCACAAGCTGTCCCTGGGGTTCATCGCCCGCGGGGTCACCAAGATTCGCATCACCGGGGGCGAGCCGCTGGTGAGGCGGGACATCATCGAGCTGATCCAGGCGCTCGGTCGCAAGCTGGGTGACGGGCTGGATGAGCTGACGCTTACCACCAATGGCACACAGCTAGTCAGCCATGCCGGTGCGCTGGTCGATGCCGGCGTCAAGCGCGTCAACGTTTCGCTCGACACGCTCGATCAGCGCAAGTTCGCCGAGCTTTCCCGACGCGATGCCCTGCCACAGGTTCTGGCGGGGATTGCCGCCGCCAAGGATGCGGGCCTCAAGGTCAAGATCAACGCGGTCGCGCTGAAGGACATCAACGAGGGCGAGATCGCCGACCTTATCGCATGGGCGCATAGCGAGGGGCATGATTTGACCCTGATCGAGGTGATGCCGCTGGGCGAGATCGAAGCCGATCGGGTCGACCACTACCTTCCGCTGGCCGAAGTGCAGGCGCGGCTCGAGGAACGGTGGCAACTGATCCCCTCCAGCCACAAGACCGGCGGCCCGGCTCGCTATTTCGATATTGCCGAGACCGGCGGTCGCCTGGGCCTGATAACCCCACTGACCAACAACTTCTGCGCCGGCTGCAACCGGCTGCGCGTGACCGCCACAGGGCAGCTCTATCCATGCCTCGGTGGCGGCGAGCGGGTCGACCTGCGGGCGGCGCTTCGCTCAGACGATCCTGATGCCAATCTCAATGGGGCGCTCGACGAAGCGCTGCGCATCAAGCCGGAGCGGCACCATTTCGATATTTCGCAACGCGGCGAGGCCCCTGCGCAGCCGCGCCACATGTCGGTGACGGGCGGGTAG
- a CDS encoding alpha/beta fold hydrolase, whose amino-acid sequence MPEMRQIDTGEVSLRCAIEGEGPLVIFVHGFPESWYSWRHQLGPVAEAGFTACAIDVRGYGGSDKPPEIADYSLEKLAGDLVGLRQALQPDTPAILVGHDWGAPIVWNTTLTHPEHFLAVCGMSVPFAGAPQRPFNEIYHEHFISQGKFFYQEYFQEPGVAEAEAEVDPRDFVQRMMYSISGDVPPGDYWSKPYGATFLEGLPDPQPVPWLTDEDMDYYEQEFRQSGFRGPLNRYRNHQRDFEWLQAWRGQRIEQPALFIGGTRDPATYLFGAVTDPVAMMKLFAPRVEGHILDGVGHWTQQERPDEVNRLLIDWLKRL is encoded by the coding sequence ATGCCCGAGATGCGCCAGATCGACACCGGCGAGGTATCGCTGCGCTGCGCGATCGAGGGCGAGGGCCCGCTGGTCATATTTGTCCACGGCTTCCCGGAAAGCTGGTACAGCTGGCGCCATCAGCTTGGCCCCGTCGCAGAGGCCGGCTTTACAGCCTGCGCGATTGATGTGCGCGGATACGGCGGATCGGACAAGCCACCGGAGATTGCCGACTATTCTCTCGAAAAGCTCGCAGGGGACCTGGTGGGCCTAAGGCAGGCGTTGCAACCCGACACGCCCGCCATCCTCGTGGGCCATGATTGGGGTGCGCCGATCGTGTGGAACACGACGTTGACGCATCCGGAACATTTTCTCGCGGTCTGTGGGATGTCGGTACCTTTCGCCGGGGCGCCGCAGCGACCTTTCAACGAGATCTACCACGAGCATTTCATCAGCCAGGGCAAGTTCTTCTACCAGGAGTATTTCCAGGAGCCTGGTGTAGCCGAGGCAGAGGCTGAGGTAGACCCGCGCGACTTCGTGCAGCGCATGATGTATTCGATCAGCGGCGATGTTCCGCCCGGCGACTATTGGAGCAAGCCCTATGGGGCGACCTTCCTCGAGGGTTTGCCTGATCCGCAACCGGTGCCGTGGCTGACCGACGAGGATATGGATTACTACGAGCAAGAGTTTCGCCAATCGGGTTTTCGCGGACCGCTCAATCGCTATCGCAATCATCAGCGCGACTTCGAGTGGCTGCAGGCGTGGCGAGGCCAGCGCATTGAGCAACCCGCGCTCTTCATCGGCGGAACGCGCGATCCGGCCACTTACCTGTTCGGCGCGGTCACCGATCCGGTAGCGATGATGAAGCTGTTCGCGCCCCGGGTCGAAGGCCACATCCTGGACGGCGTGGGCCACTGGACTCAGCAGGAACGCCCCGATGAGGTGAACCGCTTGCTGATCGACTGGCTAAAGCGGCTATAG
- a CDS encoding SURF1 family cytochrome oxidase biogenesis protein translates to MIRKLPIFSTIVVLAAAATMVALGVWQLGRAQEKEALLEQYARTETMSSEVAWPTDADEVDTALFRRTTVVCAEVLGVEAKAGTSEAGAKGWAHYASCRLANSNSFADVVLGWSREPQLPTWEGGEVRGVIAPGPRLVASPAQAGLEQVAYPDPKDVPNNHLAYAGQWFFFALTALAIYGLAIRKRIKEQA, encoded by the coding sequence GTGATCCGCAAGCTGCCGATCTTCTCGACGATTGTCGTGCTGGCGGCTGCCGCAACGATGGTTGCGCTGGGCGTCTGGCAATTGGGCCGGGCGCAGGAGAAAGAAGCGCTGCTCGAGCAGTATGCGCGGACCGAGACTATGTCGTCCGAAGTCGCCTGGCCGACCGACGCGGATGAAGTCGATACTGCGCTTTTCCGCCGCACCACAGTCGTCTGTGCAGAGGTCCTGGGAGTGGAAGCGAAAGCCGGGACGAGCGAAGCGGGTGCCAAGGGCTGGGCGCACTATGCCAGTTGCCGTCTGGCCAATTCGAACAGCTTTGCTGACGTAGTGCTCGGATGGTCGCGCGAACCGCAATTACCCACGTGGGAAGGGGGAGAGGTTCGCGGCGTGATCGCGCCGGGTCCGCGGCTCGTTGCCAGCCCCGCGCAAGCCGGTCTGGAGCAGGTCGCCTATCCCGACCCCAAGGACGTACCCAACAACCACCTCGCCTATGCAGGCCAATGGTTCTTCTTCGCGCTCACTGCGCTGGCGATTTACGGACTCGCCATTCGCAAGCGGATCAAAGAGCAGGCTTGA
- a CDS encoding dihydroneopterin aldolase: MTDSLILEVADFEHDVLTGIYSEETGKPQPLRITVQARLAVAEHYAPDTPLDASKNYMDLKFAASDALPDGVHFKLIEAVAEHICETLFVQDQRVEAVTVKIVKLAISEAGEKIGITLHRERR; this comes from the coding sequence ATGACCGATTCGCTGATCCTCGAAGTGGCCGATTTCGAACACGATGTCCTCACCGGCATCTATTCGGAGGAAACGGGTAAGCCGCAGCCGCTGCGCATTACCGTGCAGGCGCGGCTGGCCGTCGCCGAGCATTACGCCCCCGACACGCCGCTCGATGCCAGCAAGAACTATATGGACCTGAAGTTTGCCGCGTCCGATGCGCTGCCCGACGGGGTTCACTTCAAGCTGATCGAGGCGGTGGCCGAGCACATTTGCGAAACGCTGTTCGTGCAGGATCAGCGGGTCGAAGCGGTCACGGTGAAGATCGTCAAGCTGGCCATTTCCGAGGCCGGCGAGAAGATCGGCATCACGCTCCACCGCGAACGCCGGTAA
- the ctaD gene encoding cytochrome c oxidase subunit I: protein MATTADGFDAHHDDHAHHADHKPGFFARWFMSTNHKDIGTLYLIFAIFAGIIGGVISGIMRAELAEPGIQVLGYWVELLGGEASFDANLHMWNVFITAHGLIMVFFMVMPAIIGGFGNWFVPLMIGAPDMAFPRMNNISFWLTVAGFCSLLFSMFVPGGAGGNGAGVGWTVYAPLSTSGSTGPAVDFAIFSLHLAGAGSILGATNFITTIFNMRAPGMTLHKMPLFVWSVLVTAFLLLLALPVLAAAITMLLTDRNFGTTFFDAGGGGDPVLYQHLFWFFGHPEVYIMILPGFGIISQIIATFSRKPVFGYLGMAYAMVAIGVVGFVVWAHHMYTVGLDVNTKMYFTAATMVIAVPTGVKIFSWIATMWGGSIEFKSPMVWALGFIFLFTVGGVTGVYLANGGIDDVVHDTYFVVAHFHYVLSMGAVFALFAGFYYWFPKMSGKMHSEFLAHLHFWGFFVGVNVIFFPQHFLGLQGMPRRYPDFTPAYSYWNEISSIGYEIMAASMLLFFANVIYAFVAGKKAADNYWGEGATTLEWTLSSPPPFHQYETLPVIEDHHDYHDHRPATA, encoded by the coding sequence ATGGCCACTACCGCAGACGGTTTCGACGCTCACCACGACGATCACGCGCACCACGCTGATCACAAGCCGGGTTTCTTTGCCCGCTGGTTCATGTCGACCAACCACAAGGATATCGGCACGCTCTACCTGATCTTCGCGATCTTCGCGGGGATCATCGGCGGCGTCATTTCGGGCATCATGCGTGCCGAACTGGCGGAACCGGGCATCCAGGTCCTGGGCTATTGGGTCGAGCTTCTCGGTGGCGAAGCCAGCTTCGACGCCAATCTGCACATGTGGAACGTGTTCATCACTGCGCACGGCCTGATCATGGTCTTCTTCATGGTCATGCCCGCCATTATCGGCGGCTTCGGCAACTGGTTCGTCCCGCTGATGATTGGTGCGCCGGACATGGCGTTTCCGCGCATGAACAACATCTCGTTCTGGCTGACCGTCGCTGGCTTCTGCAGCCTGCTGTTCTCGATGTTCGTGCCGGGCGGCGCGGGCGGTAACGGAGCGGGCGTGGGCTGGACGGTCTATGCGCCGCTGTCGACATCGGGTTCGACCGGTCCTGCGGTCGACTTTGCGATCTTCTCGCTCCACCTTGCAGGTGCGGGCTCGATCCTCGGGGCGACCAACTTCATCACCACCATCTTCAACATGCGTGCGCCGGGCATGACCCTGCACAAGATGCCGCTGTTCGTATGGTCGGTTCTAGTCACCGCATTCCTGCTGCTGCTGGCACTGCCGGTTCTGGCGGCCGCGATCACCATGCTGCTGACCGACCGCAACTTCGGCACGACCTTCTTCGATGCCGGCGGTGGTGGCGATCCGGTGCTCTACCAGCACCTGTTCTGGTTCTTCGGTCACCCCGAAGTCTACATCATGATCCTGCCGGGCTTCGGCATCATCAGCCAGATCATCGCGACCTTCAGCCGCAAGCCGGTGTTCGGCTACCTCGGCATGGCCTATGCCATGGTTGCAATCGGCGTGGTCGGCTTCGTCGTGTGGGCGCACCACATGTACACTGTCGGCCTCGACGTGAACACGAAGATGTATTTCACCGCGGCGACCATGGTCATCGCAGTGCCGACCGGCGTGAAGATCTTCAGCTGGATCGCCACGATGTGGGGCGGCTCGATCGAGTTCAAGAGCCCGATGGTCTGGGCGCTCGGCTTCATCTTCCTGTTTACCGTCGGCGGCGTGACCGGCGTCTACCTCGCCAATGGCGGCATCGACGATGTCGTGCATGACACCTATTTCGTGGTCGCGCACTTCCACTACGTGCTGTCGATGGGTGCGGTCTTCGCCCTCTTCGCCGGGTTCTACTATTGGTTCCCGAAGATGAGCGGCAAGATGCACAGCGAGTTCCTCGCGCATCTCCACTTCTGGGGCTTCTTCGTCGGGGTGAACGTGATCTTCTTCCCGCAGCACTTCCTGGGCCTCCAGGGCATGCCGCGTCGTTATCCCGACTTCACCCCGGCTTATTCCTACTGGAACGAAATCAGCTCGATCGGCTACGAAATCATGGCCGCTTCGATGCTGCTGTTCTTCGCTAACGTGATCTACGCGTTCGTCGCCGGCAAGAAGGCAGCCGACAACTATTGGGGCGAAGGTGCGACCACGCTCGAATGGACCCTGTCGAGCCCGCCGCCGTTCCACCAGTACGAAACGCTTCCGGTGATCGAAGACCACCACGACTACCACGATCACCGTCCCGCCACGGCCTGA
- a CDS encoding class I SAM-dependent methyltransferase: MVELRRDPILMVGEGWDAYRLLDSGHGRKLENFGPYSFIRPEPQAMWTPRLAEWSADGEFIPGSDEDGGGRWNLSPDVPDEGWQLAWEEARFTALPTPFRHLQFFPDMAPVWSWMRELLVGRTDAETLNLFGYTGVGSLALSGYGRVTHVDASKKSVAQARENAALSGMEDRPIRWLVDDAAKFAAREVRRGNRYDGIILDPPKFGRGPKNETWRLEESLPGLLADCRRLLDSESRFLFLTVYAVRMSSLALAGLVEELFRDLPGTIEHGDLAVREQGEDGRLLPTAIFARWSNSG; encoded by the coding sequence ATGGTGGAACTGCGCCGCGATCCGATCCTGATGGTGGGCGAGGGCTGGGATGCCTATCGCCTGCTCGACAGCGGTCATGGCCGCAAGCTCGAGAATTTCGGGCCGTACAGTTTCATCCGTCCCGAACCGCAAGCGATGTGGACGCCGCGGCTGGCGGAATGGAGCGCCGACGGCGAGTTCATTCCGGGCTCCGACGAGGATGGCGGCGGGCGGTGGAACCTCTCGCCTGACGTCCCCGACGAGGGCTGGCAACTGGCGTGGGAGGAAGCCCGCTTTACCGCGCTTCCGACGCCGTTCCGGCACCTGCAGTTCTTCCCCGACATGGCTCCGGTGTGGAGCTGGATGCGTGAGCTGCTGGTGGGGCGGACCGATGCCGAGACGCTCAATTTGTTCGGCTATACGGGTGTGGGTTCGCTGGCGCTCAGCGGGTATGGCCGCGTCACCCATGTCGATGCGAGCAAGAAGTCGGTGGCGCAGGCGCGCGAGAACGCCGCGCTGTCGGGCATGGAGGATCGCCCGATCCGCTGGCTTGTGGACGATGCGGCCAAGTTTGCTGCCCGCGAGGTGCGCCGCGGCAATCGCTACGACGGCATCATCCTCGACCCGCCCAAATTCGGGCGCGGGCCGAAGAACGAGACCTGGCGGCTGGAGGAGAGCCTGCCCGGCCTGCTCGCCGATTGCCGCCGCTTGCTCGACAGCGAGAGTCGGTTCCTGTTCCTGACGGTCTATGCGGTGCGGATGAGCAGTCTTGCGCTCGCGGGCCTGGTCGAGGAGTTGTTCCGCGACCTCCCCGGTACGATCGAGCATGGCGACCTTGCCGTCCGCGAGCAGGGCGAGGACGGGCGCCTCCTGCCCACCGCGATCTTCGCACGCTGGAGCAATTCGGGTTAA
- a CDS encoding DUF983 domain-containing protein: MTADGGPPIEKGQPGIPQAALFGLCPKCGSRTLFDGAAKFADRCRVCGLDLTRFNVGDGPAAFLTLIIGAIIVALALWLDATVRPPFWVHALIWIPVTAGAVLWGLRVSKAWLLQAEHRNNAGEAGSKDL; the protein is encoded by the coding sequence ATGACCGCGGACGGCGGTCCGCCAATTGAGAAAGGGCAGCCGGGCATCCCCCAGGCTGCCCTTTTCGGTTTGTGCCCCAAGTGCGGATCCCGCACGCTGTTCGACGGAGCCGCCAAGTTCGCGGATCGGTGCCGGGTGTGCGGGCTGGACCTCACGCGGTTCAACGTGGGGGACGGACCGGCGGCATTCCTGACGCTCATCATCGGGGCGATCATCGTCGCGCTTGCCCTGTGGCTTGATGCCACTGTCAGGCCACCGTTCTGGGTCCATGCGCTGATCTGGATTCCCGTGACGGCAGGGGCCGTCCTATGGGGCCTGCGCGTGTCCAAGGCTTGGCTGCTGCAGGCCGAACATCGCAACAATGCCGGAGAAGCAGGAAGCAAGGACCTGTGA
- a CDS encoding cytochrome c oxidase subunit 3: MAGNVTHDYHILEPDIWPLIGAASALTFTTGMVLMMHEMASWQIVLGLGVMGLIATFFSWFGNVVKEAHAGDHTPVVQLHLRYGMILFIASEVMFFVGWFWAWFDFALFPNALTEVVGGQFPPKAIEAVLDPFALPLLNTLILLCSGTTVTWAHHSLIHGDRDGLKKGLWATILLGALFTAIQAYEYSVAPFAFGGNTYSSGFYMATGFHGFHVLVGTIFLIVCLVRAYKGHFTPRQHFGFEAAAWYWHFVDVVWLFLFIAVYIWGGWGAAVH, translated from the coding sequence ATGGCTGGTAACGTCACCCACGACTATCACATTCTCGAGCCCGATATCTGGCCGCTGATCGGCGCGGCATCGGCGCTCACCTTCACTACCGGCATGGTGCTGATGATGCACGAAATGGCCAGCTGGCAGATCGTGCTCGGCCTCGGTGTCATGGGGCTCATCGCCACGTTCTTCAGCTGGTTCGGCAATGTCGTGAAGGAAGCGCATGCGGGCGACCATACCCCGGTCGTGCAGCTGCACCTGCGTTACGGCATGATCCTGTTCATTGCCTCGGAAGTGATGTTCTTCGTCGGCTGGTTCTGGGCGTGGTTCGACTTCGCACTGTTCCCCAACGCGCTGACCGAGGTCGTCGGCGGGCAGTTCCCACCCAAGGCGATCGAGGCAGTGCTCGATCCGTTCGCGCTCCCGCTGCTCAACACGCTGATCTTGCTGTGCTCGGGCACCACCGTTACCTGGGCGCACCACTCGCTGATCCATGGCGACCGCGACGGGCTCAAGAAGGGCCTGTGGGCGACCATCCTGCTTGGCGCACTCTTCACCGCCATCCAGGCCTATGAATACAGCGTCGCGCCCTTCGCATTCGGTGGTAACACCTACAGCTCGGGCTTCTACATGGCGACCGGCTTCCACGGCTTCCACGTCCTGGTCGGCACGATCTTCCTGATCGTCTGCCTGGTCCGCGCCTACAAGGGCCACTTCACTCCGCGCCAGCACTTCGGTTTCGAAGCGGCGGCATGGTACTGGCACTTCGTCGACGTGGTGTGGCTGTTCCTCTTCATTGCCGTCTACATCTGGGGCGGCTGGGGCGCCGCGGTCCACTAA
- the thrC gene encoding threonine synthase, with amino-acid sequence MEYISTRGSAPALDFEGVTLAGLASDGGLYLPREWPRFSEAEIASMAGLPYAQLAARVMAPFVGDSLTQEELLALCEQAYGRFAHDAVTPLVQLNERQWLLELFHGPTLAFKDVALQLLGLLFEKFLSRRQGNLTIVGATSGDTGSAAIDAVAGREGVDIFMLHPNGRVSDVQRRQMTTVRAPNVHNIAIEGSFDDAQAMVKRMFADESMTNRFNIGAVNSINWARLMAQVVYYFYAALQFGAPGRKVAFSVPTGNFGDVFAGHVAAQMGLPIEQLIVATNVNDILHRALTSGDYSTGTVTPTATPSMDIQVSSNFERLLFDVGGRDGSAMAEQMRSFDANRSMQLTNAQRQGAAGLFASYRADQDQTSRAMQWAYQHAGEIIDPHTAVGLSAALASELDPAIPMVTLATAHPAKFCDAVERATGVRPMLPARVGDLFAREEAYTELPGNYDAVRDFVAERATPAG; translated from the coding sequence ATGGAATATATCTCGACCAGGGGGAGCGCGCCGGCGCTCGATTTCGAAGGGGTGACGCTGGCGGGGCTGGCCAGCGACGGCGGCCTGTACCTGCCGCGCGAATGGCCGCGTTTCAGCGAGGCCGAGATCGCCTCGATGGCGGGCCTGCCCTATGCGCAGCTCGCCGCGAGGGTCATGGCACCCTTTGTCGGGGACAGCCTGACCCAGGAAGAACTGCTGGCACTGTGCGAGCAGGCCTATGGCCGTTTCGCGCATGATGCCGTGACGCCGCTGGTCCAACTGAACGAACGGCAATGGCTGCTCGAGCTGTTCCATGGGCCGACCCTCGCCTTCAAGGATGTGGCGCTGCAATTGCTCGGTCTGCTGTTCGAGAAGTTCCTCTCCCGCCGCCAGGGCAATCTGACCATCGTCGGCGCCACCAGCGGGGACACGGGTTCCGCCGCGATCGATGCCGTGGCCGGGCGCGAGGGCGTCGACATCTTCATGCTCCATCCCAATGGCCGCGTCAGCGATGTCCAGCGCCGCCAGATGACGACCGTCCGCGCGCCCAATGTGCACAACATCGCCATCGAGGGCAGCTTCGACGATGCGCAGGCGATGGTGAAGCGCATGTTCGCCGACGAAAGCATGACCAATCGCTTCAACATCGGCGCGGTCAACTCGATCAACTGGGCGCGGCTGATGGCGCAGGTGGTCTATTACTTCTACGCTGCGCTGCAGTTCGGGGCGCCAGGTCGCAAGGTCGCCTTCAGCGTGCCGACCGGCAACTTCGGCGATGTGTTCGCAGGCCATGTCGCGGCGCAGATGGGCTTGCCGATCGAACAGTTGATTGTCGCCACCAATGTGAACGACATCCTGCATCGTGCGCTGACCAGCGGCGATTACTCGACCGGGACCGTCACCCCCACCGCAACGCCTTCGATGGACATCCAGGTCAGCTCCAACTTCGAGCGCCTACTGTTCGACGTTGGCGGCCGCGACGGTTCTGCGATGGCCGAACAGATGCGCTCGTTCGACGCGAACCGTTCGATGCAACTGACCAATGCCCAGCGCCAAGGTGCAGCAGGGCTATTCGCCAGCTATCGTGCCGATCAGGACCAGACATCGCGGGCCATGCAATGGGCTTACCAGCATGCCGGCGAAATTATCGATCCGCATACGGCGGTGGGGCTCAGCGCCGCGCTTGCGAGCGAACTCGATCCCGCGATCCCGATGGTCACGCTCGCCACTGCCCATCCGGCCAAGTTCTGTGATGCCGTCGAGCGCGCCACCGGCGTCCGCCCCATGCTCCCTGCCCGGGTTGGCGACCTGTTCGCGCGCGAAGAGGCCTACACCGAACTCCCCGGCAATTACGATGCGGTGCGCGATTTCGTCGCCGAGCGCGCCACGCCGGCCGGCTGA
- a CDS encoding Rossmann fold domain-containing protein — translation MQAVLSVETLPECAIDAAAQFMNVHLASVRSLLADEADALAIVLPSAPRDHDDWRRAVARDLARAHAPARVNVVGTSQESQRIALLGYLEGAPGITGQYLPGHE, via the coding sequence ATGCAGGCGGTGCTCTCGGTCGAAACGCTGCCCGAATGCGCGATCGACGCTGCGGCGCAATTCATGAACGTCCATCTCGCCAGCGTCCGGTCGCTGCTGGCGGACGAAGCCGATGCGCTCGCCATCGTGCTTCCTTCGGCGCCGAGGGACCACGACGACTGGCGCCGAGCCGTTGCGCGCGACCTGGCGCGAGCTCACGCCCCCGCGCGGGTAAATGTGGTTGGCACATCGCAGGAATCGCAGCGAATCGCCCTGCTTGGCTATTTAGAGGGTGCACCCGGCATCACGGGGCAGTATCTTCCCGGACATGAGTAG
- a CDS encoding cytochrome c oxidase assembly protein has product MTTATLERKNTRTAMFAFLGALAMLGLGYAAVPLYDLFCRVTGFGGTTQRASESDAAIAERLAQSAGGKTISIRFDASTARDMPWSFKPAQVTDTVQIGVRDMATYVARNDSGETVTGTASFNVEPEQAGRYFNKIQCFCFTEQTLKPGQEVHMPVLYYVDPKALNDPNMDGVEQITLSYTFHRTEAASAN; this is encoded by the coding sequence ATGACGACCGCTACGTTGGAACGGAAGAATACGCGCACCGCCATGTTCGCCTTCCTCGGCGCGCTGGCGATGCTCGGCCTCGGCTATGCTGCCGTTCCGCTCTACGATCTCTTCTGCCGGGTGACCGGTTTCGGCGGCACTACCCAGCGCGCCAGCGAGAGCGACGCCGCGATCGCCGAACGTCTTGCCCAGAGTGCTGGCGGCAAGACCATCTCGATCCGGTTCGACGCATCGACCGCGCGCGACATGCCGTGGAGCTTCAAGCCGGCGCAGGTGACCGATACCGTGCAGATCGGCGTACGCGACATGGCAACCTATGTCGCGCGTAACGACAGCGGAGAGACCGTAACCGGTACCGCGAGCTTCAATGTCGAGCCCGAGCAGGCCGGGCGCTATTTCAACAAGATCCAGTGCTTCTGCTTTACCGAACAGACGCTCAAGCCCGGGCAGGAAGTGCACATGCCGGTGCTCTACTACGTCGATCCCAAGGCGCTCAACGATCCCAACATGGACGGGGTCGAACAGATCACGCTCAGCTACACTTTCCACCGCACAGAGGCTGCTTCTGCAAACTAA
- a CDS encoding heme o synthase: MTQATTSTQLPADWRDFYALTKPRVMSLVIFTGLCGLLAAPGSINPVIGFTAILCIALGAGGAAALNQWWEADLDAGMKRTMARPLPAGRMQRTDARDFGVMLSAASVVVMGVAVNWLAAVILAASIVYYAVIYTIWLKPRTPQNIVIGGGAGAFPPMIGWVAVTGDITLMPVLLFAIIFMWTPPHFWALALFVQSDYAKVGIPMMPVVAGEKSTRRQILAYSILLVPLAATPWFIGGTGALYGIAALALSIAFLALSVPVAFRTAGEGDKMRPEKRLFAFSILYLFALFAVLVVDRIAAAQGWL, from the coding sequence ATGACTCAGGCAACCACCTCCACCCAGCTCCCGGCTGACTGGCGCGATTTCTACGCGCTGACCAAGCCGCGCGTGATGAGCCTGGTGATTTTCACCGGTCTGTGCGGATTGCTGGCCGCGCCGGGCAGCATCAACCCGGTGATCGGCTTTACCGCCATCCTCTGCATTGCCCTTGGCGCTGGCGGGGCGGCGGCGCTTAACCAGTGGTGGGAGGCCGACCTCGATGCGGGGATGAAGCGGACCATGGCACGCCCCCTACCGGCAGGCCGGATGCAGCGGACCGATGCGCGCGATTTCGGGGTCATGCTGTCGGCCGCCTCGGTCGTCGTCATGGGAGTGGCGGTGAACTGGCTCGCGGCCGTCATCCTGGCTGCATCTATCGTCTACTACGCGGTGATCTACACCATCTGGCTCAAGCCGCGCACACCGCAGAATATCGTCATCGGCGGCGGGGCAGGGGCTTTCCCGCCGATGATCGGCTGGGTCGCGGTGACTGGCGACATCACGCTGATGCCGGTGCTGCTGTTTGCGATCATCTTCATGTGGACGCCGCCGCATTTCTGGGCGCTCGCGCTGTTCGTGCAGTCCGACTATGCCAAGGTCGGTATCCCGATGATGCCGGTTGTCGCGGGCGAGAAATCGACGCGGCGGCAAATCCTGGCCTATTCGATCCTGCTGGTGCCGCTGGCCGCGACACCGTGGTTCATCGGCGGCACCGGCGCGCTCTACGGCATCGCCGCGCTGGCGCTGTCCATCGCCTTCCTGGCGCTGTCGGTCCCGGTCGCATTCCGCACGGCAGGAGAGGGTGACAAGATGCGCCCGGAAAAGCGCCTGTTCGCCTTCAGCATTCTCTACCTTTTCGCGCTTTTCGCGGTGCTGGTCGTCGACCGGATCGCCGCGGCACAAGGATGGCTATAA